A stretch of the Saccharolobus caldissimus genome encodes the following:
- a CDS encoding glucose 1-dehydrogenase, whose product MKAIIVKPPNPGVEITEINENEANNYGKVKIRTLYNGICGTDREIVNGKLTLSNLPKGKNFLILGHEAIGVVEEPCCGFSQGDLVMPVNRRGCGVCRNCLIGRPDFCETGQFVEAGIHGIDGFMREEWYDDPRYLVRIPKTLEDIGILAQPLADIEKSIEEILNIQKRVPVWSCDDGTLNCRKALIIGTGPIGILFTLVLRTTGLEVWMANRREPTEIEQTFIEETNTNYFNSSNGYDKLKESVGKFDLIIDATGADAGIIKQVIPLLGRNGVLGLFGFPISGSFSMDFNAIQDAIHANKVIVGLVNGQKPHFQQALVHLASWKTLYPKSSRLLITRTVSINDEKEVLKVLKEKEHGEIKIKIVWE is encoded by the coding sequence ATGAAAGCTATAATAGTGAAACCGCCAAATCCCGGTGTTGAAATTACTGAAATAAATGAGAATGAGGCAAATAACTATGGGAAAGTTAAAATAAGGACATTATATAATGGGATTTGTGGAACTGATAGGGAGATAGTTAACGGTAAGCTTACGTTATCGAACCTGCCTAAAGGGAAGAACTTCCTTATATTAGGTCATGAGGCTATAGGTGTTGTAGAAGAGCCTTGTTGTGGTTTTAGTCAAGGTGATTTAGTAATGCCAGTAAATAGAAGAGGATGCGGAGTTTGTAGAAATTGTTTAATAGGTAGACCAGATTTCTGCGAAACTGGACAGTTCGTAGAGGCTGGAATACACGGCATAGATGGATTTATGAGGGAGGAGTGGTATGACGATCCTAGATATTTAGTAAGGATTCCTAAAACGTTAGAGGATATTGGCATTCTAGCTCAGCCTTTGGCTGATATAGAAAAGTCTATAGAGGAGATATTAAACATTCAGAAAAGAGTTCCAGTTTGGAGTTGTGATGATGGCACCTTAAACTGTAGAAAGGCGTTAATTATAGGTACTGGACCTATAGGTATATTATTTACATTAGTTCTTAGAACTACGGGACTTGAGGTTTGGATGGCAAATAGAAGAGAGCCTACTGAAATAGAACAGACATTTATAGAGGAAACTAATACTAATTATTTTAATTCATCAAACGGATACGACAAATTAAAGGAATCTGTAGGGAAGTTTGACTTAATAATAGACGCTACAGGTGCAGATGCTGGAATAATAAAACAAGTTATTCCGCTTTTAGGTAGGAACGGAGTCTTAGGCTTATTTGGCTTTCCTATTTCAGGATCATTTTCAATGGACTTTAATGCAATTCAGGATGCAATTCACGCAAATAAGGTAATAGTAGGATTAGTAAATGGTCAAAAGCCTCATTTTCAGCAAGCTTTAGTACATTTGGCGTCATGGAAAACTTTATATCCAAAATCTTCTAGACTTCTAATTACTAGAACAGTTAGTATAAACGATGAGAAAGAAGTTCTCAAAGTACTTAAAGAAAAAGAACACGGTGAAATTAAGATAAAAATAGTTTGGGAATAG
- a CDS encoding glycosyltransferase has translation MRVDIESYLLISTIISVATILYIMFTLPLAFTYRQRSYNISSISKNDITVLIPVYNEDINIFKNVIDSVKKEKLKFIVVGDGCEDPYRKIVEEAGGLFIKLPKNGGKRKAIKEGFKYVKTAYVLLLDSDTILPENSVEILASKLSDDVVAVSPEISVTAGKNRTAYHVAEMMQRLREISYRALARFGSVVSLNGQCILAKTEVIRPLIESKEFESVKLWKFTTILGDDRQITNYIYSKGFKAIVTKDVVVKTKAPDSIKNLLRQMIRWYRSNNFFLIKEIIDGTLFKKGFFYMFTVLYWYTLPLLTLANYVLYTEIILKHVFRHWNILIKIITKDPIRFIEYVIVKRISNLFDLDPSPVMYKFSNYFAHMHPHIYPHNFYFIYHRQIDVKMILFYYFYIFHTLAGEVSTIASLIMIFSILLYTRKNLRGFVLGLLAFPLMFIADIFALFTLWKQKKWLGRN, from the coding sequence ATGCGTGTTGACATAGAATCTTATCTTTTAATCTCCACAATAATTTCAGTTGCTACTATTTTGTATATTATGTTTACACTTCCTTTAGCATTTACATATAGACAGAGAAGTTATAACATTAGTAGTATAAGTAAAAACGACATAACTGTATTAATCCCAGTCTATAATGAGGATATAAATATATTTAAAAATGTAATAGATTCCGTGAAAAAAGAGAAATTAAAATTTATAGTAGTAGGAGATGGATGTGAGGATCCCTACAGGAAAATTGTGGAAGAGGCTGGAGGATTATTTATTAAATTACCTAAAAATGGTGGTAAGAGAAAGGCAATAAAGGAGGGATTTAAATATGTTAAAACAGCTTATGTATTACTTTTAGATAGTGATACAATACTCCCAGAAAATAGCGTTGAGATTTTGGCTTCTAAGTTAAGTGATGATGTAGTAGCCGTAAGTCCAGAAATTAGTGTTACAGCTGGTAAAAATAGAACAGCTTATCATGTAGCAGAAATGATGCAAAGATTAAGGGAGATAAGTTATAGAGCGTTAGCGAGATTTGGAAGTGTTGTATCCTTGAATGGCCAATGTATATTAGCTAAGACAGAAGTTATAAGACCACTGATAGAGTCTAAAGAATTTGAAAGTGTAAAATTATGGAAGTTTACAACAATTTTAGGAGATGATAGACAAATAACAAATTATATATATTCAAAGGGCTTTAAGGCAATAGTTACAAAAGATGTTGTAGTTAAAACTAAGGCTCCAGATAGTATTAAAAATTTATTAAGACAGATGATAAGATGGTATAGATCAAATAATTTCTTCTTAATTAAAGAAATTATTGACGGTACTTTATTTAAAAAAGGCTTTTTCTACATGTTTACTGTATTATATTGGTATACATTACCGTTATTAACTTTGGCAAATTATGTGTTATATACAGAAATTATTTTAAAACATGTTTTTAGACATTGGAATATTTTAATTAAAATTATCACAAAAGATCCAATAAGATTTATAGAATATGTAATAGTGAAGAGAATTTCCAATTTATTTGATTTAGATCCTTCACCAGTAATGTATAAGTTTAGCAATTATTTTGCTCATATGCATCCTCATATATATCCACATAATTTCTATTTCATTTACCATAGACAGATAGATGTTAAAATGATACTATTTTATTACTTTTACATATTTCATACGTTAGCAGGGGAAGTTTCTACTATTGCAAGTCTCATAATGATTTTCTCAATTTTGCTTTATACTAGGAAGAACCTACGAGGATTTGTTCTAGGGCTATTAGCATTTCCATTAATGTTTATAGCAGACATATTCGCATTATTTACCCTTTGGAAACAAAAGAAATGGCTTGGTCGTAATTAA
- the thsA gene encoding thermosome subunit alpha, translating into MTYLLREGTQRSTGNDVILNNIAVAKILSEMLRSSLGPKGLDKMLVEGQDITITNDGATIVKNMEVQHPTAKIIIETAKTVDSEVGDGTTSVVVLAGLLLEKAEDLLNQKIHPSVIIEGYRLALNKSLEILKEISDKISPEDKKVIHDLVYTTLSSKFFATENTLEKIISLVIDASLSVLDKRDGSYDLDTKNIKIVKVNGGEFDDSELFNGIVLDKEPTNDNMPKRLENVKVMLADFPLKLEKTEISMKLGITDPRQMKSYIDEQTAYVKQMVDKIRNLGVKLFISQKDIDEIASYLMAKNGIIAVKNVKRSDVELLSRATGAKIISSIKDVNENDLGEAKLVEVRNLGKNKYLFIQSDKAKAVTVIIKGSNSMITDEAERSLNDAFNSVRNLLLEPYVIAGGGAAEEELAKRLREYSSKIGGKEQLAFNAFADALEEYVSILASTAGMDPINALTEIKYKHAKGLKNAGIDIIGARVYDNMLDLKVIDSVKVKEQVIKSATEAATAILKIDDMIAAAPAKQQTQQQQPNPYLG; encoded by the coding sequence ATGACTTATTTATTAAGAGAAGGAACACAAAGATCTACTGGAAATGACGTAATATTAAACAACATAGCAGTTGCTAAAATTTTGTCTGAAATGTTAAGGTCTAGCCTAGGACCTAAAGGTTTAGATAAGATGTTAGTAGAAGGTCAAGATATAACGATAACTAATGACGGTGCAACAATAGTTAAAAACATGGAAGTTCAGCATCCAACTGCGAAAATAATTATTGAAACCGCAAAAACTGTTGATAGTGAAGTAGGAGATGGTACTACATCAGTTGTAGTACTAGCTGGGTTATTATTAGAGAAGGCAGAAGATTTACTTAACCAGAAAATTCACCCATCAGTTATAATAGAGGGTTACAGATTAGCTCTTAATAAATCCTTAGAAATATTAAAGGAGATTTCAGATAAAATAAGCCCTGAGGATAAAAAGGTAATACACGATCTTGTTTATACTACATTATCAAGTAAATTCTTCGCTACAGAAAATACATTAGAGAAGATAATTTCACTGGTAATAGATGCATCACTTTCAGTTTTAGATAAGAGAGATGGCTCTTATGATCTAGACACTAAAAACATTAAAATTGTTAAAGTTAACGGAGGCGAATTTGACGACAGTGAGTTATTTAATGGAATAGTATTAGACAAGGAACCAACAAACGATAACATGCCGAAAAGGTTAGAGAACGTTAAGGTAATGTTAGCAGATTTTCCATTAAAATTAGAGAAGACCGAGATAAGCATGAAATTGGGGATAACTGATCCAAGGCAAATGAAAAGTTACATTGATGAACAGACTGCTTACGTAAAGCAAATGGTCGATAAGATAAGGAATTTAGGTGTGAAACTGTTTATAAGTCAAAAGGATATTGATGAAATAGCATCTTATCTTATGGCTAAAAATGGGATAATCGCAGTGAAGAACGTTAAAAGAAGTGACGTAGAGTTACTAAGCAGAGCAACTGGAGCTAAAATCATTAGTAGTATAAAAGACGTTAATGAAAACGATTTAGGTGAGGCAAAATTAGTGGAAGTGAGAAACTTAGGCAAGAATAAATATTTGTTCATTCAGTCAGACAAGGCAAAAGCAGTTACCGTGATTATTAAAGGCTCTAATAGCATGATAACCGATGAAGCGGAAAGAAGTCTCAATGATGCTTTTAATTCAGTTAGAAATCTATTATTAGAACCTTACGTAATAGCTGGAGGAGGTGCAGCTGAAGAGGAATTAGCTAAAAGACTAAGAGAGTATTCAAGTAAAATTGGAGGAAAGGAGCAATTAGCGTTTAACGCATTTGCTGATGCATTAGAGGAATATGTCTCAATATTAGCTAGCACTGCAGGCATGGATCCAATAAACGCTTTAACTGAGATTAAGTATAAACACGCTAAGGGTTTAAAGAACGCAGGTATAGATATTATAGGAGCCAGAGTATATGATAACATGTTAGACCTTAAGGTAATTGATTCAGTTAAGGTTAAAGAGCAGGTTATAAAAAGTGCTACTGAAGCCGCAACTGCAATATTAAAAATTGACGATATGATAGCTGCAGCTCCTGCAAAACAGCAAACTCAACAGCAACAACCCAATCCTTACTTGGGTTAA